The Dama dama isolate Ldn47 chromosome 23, ASM3311817v1, whole genome shotgun sequence genome contains a region encoding:
- the LOC133044537 gene encoding uncharacterized protein LOC133044537 → MPGDSQSLWELVEEHVPLPERPEVKRILGETTADLSLELRAEVGRRKKQEPMWKSSADLSVAQRNWHDAGHDSRHCPDHRAEPSVTQRQPRLFSVDGPLRLLLEHAFTPHILSTPSTSAMRARDTSSVRLSETNAKTVEEAGDASVSPGAGRGVNEWRRTHSITSVHPRMAAAQGPVDPSSPEQRVALCPARPPRRTTAASGAPGAAGST, encoded by the exons ATGCCTGGGGACTCCCAGTCGCTGTGGGAACTGGTGGAAGAGCACGTTCCGCTCCCGGAGCGGCCCGAAGTGAAGAGGATTCTAGGGGAGACGACAGCGGATCTGAGCCTGGAGCTACGGGCAGAGGTGGGGCGTAGGAAG aaaCAGGAGCCAATGTGGAAATCCAGTGCTGACCTCTCTGTGGCCCAGAGGAACTGGCATGACGCGGGGCATGACTCCAGACACTGCCCTGACCATCGGGCTGAGCCCTCTGTCACTCAGAGACAGCCCCGACTCTTCTCTGTGGACGGACCATTACG CCTGCTTCTGGAACATGCATTCACACCACATATCCTGAGCACTCCAAGCACCTCGGCTATGAGGGCTAGAGACACGAGTTCAGTGAGGCTGTCAGAGACCAATGCCAAG ACAGTGGAAGAGGCAGGGGATGCGTCAGTGTCGCCCGGAGCTGGCAGAGGTGTGAATGAGTGGAGACGCACGCACTCCATTACAAGTGTTCACCCCAGGATGGCGGCGGCTCAGGGACCTGTGGACCCCTCCTCCCCAGAACAG AGAGTGGCGCTGTGCCCAGCGAGGCCACCGAGGAGGACCACAGCCGCCAGCGGGGCACCTGGGGCAGCCGGATCGACTTGA